GTTCGACGAGATTTTGGCATTGGTCCCAGTTTATCGCCACACCGTCTACGGAGAGGTGTCGAACTTGCGGGAAAGATACGTCTAAGTGGATTACATGTGACACTGGTGGAATTTTGAGCGATATGGCATTTAGGGACGATAGGTGACCGCCCACACCAGAGAAAACCTCGACCATATCGTTTGGACATAGACAGAGGTCGATGGACTGCAAGCGGTGTGCGTACGGTGCAAGATTATTTGCACTTAATCTAACTGGAGTTCCAGAGAAGACAGAAAGTGGCGCTTGTTTTGACCGGACAAGAAACACCTCCGCAAGGCGGGGATCGCAGAGGTCGATGCGCTGCCAAAGTCTACTTGAGCTCAGCGAAATGAGCCGCCATGAGCAGCATACTTGCGTCCAGGCTAGGCGATGTTTGGGTTTTTTAGTCCCGTAGAACCAGGATACGCAGATCTTGAATACCTCTTCCAAGATTTCCGCAGGTAGTTTGGCGATGGGTATGCAGGCGTTCAGGCCATTATGCGTAGACTGGAGTGCCGCAGGGAGGGGTGCGTCTTCCATGTGTAGAAGCTGAGTGGCGCGATGGAGATGTACTTCTTGGACCGTCGTATAGCTGGATCGTAGTGGACATAAGAACAAAGGCGGTCTCGAGCATGTACAACATACCTACAAGAAAAAATTAGAGACGAAAGGCTATTTCGTGAGATTCCGGTGAAGTATATATACCTGTTACCCATGTTTATACTTCCTAACCAGGCGAAGATGACAACACATATAACGGACCAGATTCCTAAATAGTAAAAAAAGATCACATCAATCCTCACATAAAGGGATTTCCCAGCGAGGAGCGTACCTTGCCAAATAAATTCAGCTATTAGTGTCAATGGAGTGGTTTCGTGAGTGCTTGAAACTCGCTGGGAGGCGCGAGCTTCTGAGGATTTCCTACCTGAGTGTCGGCTTTTATACACGAGATGCGGTCACATTAGGTCAGTATGACCGTGATGGCGGTACTAGCTGATAGACTCTGCATTTTAACCCCACCCACGTCCTTCCTAGGAAGCGCACAATGGCACCGAGGTAAAATAAGAGACGTAGCTCAAGATGCTGAATGATTGCATATTGAAGCAGATCTCTGCAAACATCTTGACCTATTTTTGTCGAACAAAACGGGGAATGGGGCACTGGAAACGTGCGGATCCCTTGAATATCTCTATAGAAATGACATTGGTGTGTAAAATGAAGGGGACCATCCATCCCGGTTTGTGACCAATACTATTCGTGATAATAGCCCTTACAGCTTCTTAAAATTGCATAGCTCAAATGTTCAGGTGTGTACTTCCAGAAATTACATGACAGAGATAGTGCGAATCGATGACTTACTTGTTCGTTAGATTAGCCGTTTTGTACAGGCTAGTGATGGATGTACAGGAAATAATATAACGCGCCTTGTTAGCCATTTGAGAGACATGCGAAATTcggaaaacaaacaaacgaaacgaaaagacaaaaagttAGAAGTCGCAGATGGTGCCAGTGATTGGTAATCTTGAAGCGGAGATCGAAATACTTTGGTAGCCGTTGAGATGTGAGTGCATCATTGACGCGACTCTCAACACTGTTCCTGAACGATGAGCTCAATCTCTGATCCATTACTGGCCCTACAACAGGCCGTGAAGTCGCAAAGAAAAGTAACATACGCCAACTCAAGTGGACCTTGCTCATCCCTGCACGATGCAACACAACTAGTCATTGACGGAAGGTCATTCCCAAAATCAAGTCGTACTCGATATCGCAAGGCAGGCACATCCTCAGATTTTTATTCATTGGACGCTGTATACGTGGCGTGGCTCTTGCGACAGCTCAATGGCGCGGAATACATGAAACAAGCGCGAGAACATGGGTTGGCTGTAGGGTTTGTTTCAGTGACAGAGCGAAAGCATGTTGTGGACTGGCTGGAAGGCAAAGCTTCGGACAATGACCGGATAGCACCTCTCGCTTGTGAGTGTCCGGTGTCGGTCGTGTCTTTAAATGTACTAATAGGACCTACAGCGGACTCTACAACGCCACCTGGGACACCTCCCAGAACTACCACTGGACAGGCACTCCCTGTAACGCCGCGCGCCCGTAACGCAGAAGCTGCTACTTCGTCACCTGCTAAAAGACGCTATGTAGCCGACTCTCACGATCTTGAGGTCGTCAAGAAGATCAAGCAGAACGAATCTGAACTTCGAGATCGAACTACGGTGCTAAGAGGGACCAAAGCCAATGTGAGTAAAAAAGTATATGCAATGTCCCACATGCTGATCCTGTGTAGAATTTTTCGGCGGTCCGACTTTCGTATGtggagaaattgaagaagctcAAGGAGGCCAGCAGGTCAGGAACGTCGTCGATACCGGCAACACCTGCATCAGATCCAAAACTCGTCCGCAAAGCTCGTAAGTGTTATCCTTTTTCAGTTTCTATCCATAACAAGCAATCTGCTAGGCCATACCCAACCTATCAtcattatttcttcttcaccctCCGCCCTTATCACAATGCACAACGTCAAAAGATTTTTGGAAGATTCAgtgtatgttttcttctccCTTGTCTTAACTATCTCCGCTTAACTGTATACAGATTCGAAACTTCCCAAGACGCTCGTGCCAGAGCGACAGCAGAAGGCAATGTAAAACCCGAAGATGTGCTCGCTATCTATCGGAAGCGAACCTCGATCGACACGAGTGGGAAGGAGACCGTGATCAAGTCGACATACTGGGTGATCGATGGAGTTGACGCGCTCGCAAAATTTGGGACGGACGCATGGGATCGAGTGGTATGCGTGATGACCACTGGACAGGCATGGCAATTCCGGCCGTATAAATGGAACGAACCTCGTCAATTATTCCATAATGGTATTTCATCCGCCCTTTTCTCCTAAGCCCATATTCTAACCATTGACTTGCGATAGTCAAAGGAATTTACGTGTCATGGTCAAACGACCCCCCCAATGCGAAAATTAAGGATTGGAATGTCACTGAATTAAAAGTGAACAAGACCCTCCTCTTAAATCTCGAAATTTGTGTGCTGACTTTTCCACTTCAAGATTGACCCTCATAGACGGCATGTCGACAAGTCGACTGTCGCTCATTTCTGGAAAATGTTGGATACATGGATCCAAACCAATAAACCTTGGTTAATCAAACATTGATTGAACACCTCCCTGCTTTTGGTCATTGCTTGTCAAGGACAGCTTCGGCCCTTCTTCGCCTTCGGcagattttttttgttagGTTAGGTCGGGTTCAGTTCCGACTTTGCATTACCTGCCCTGTGCCCAGCGCTTTAGGCGCTATTGTCTGTATCAGTATATCATCTTCGAGCTCCGGATCGTGTACGTGTACGTACCTTAGCTTTTCCTTTTTATTTACCCTGTGGACTTTGCACATCCTTCTGCAATTTGTCATTGATCGTTAGAAACCACGCGCTGGTCTTGCTGCTTATGAAAGAATAcaacaaagagaaagacTCGGGAACACGGTCATACTGAAGGTCTCGAAACATCATCGGGAGCCCTTGAGGTTGAAGTCCGCCGATTACGTTAGGGCATGGTGTGCATGGCATGTACTTATGTATAAATTGTTGTCATGTTCGTTCATACTCATCACATCGGCCATCTAGGGATCTAATCTATCTATTTACTCCCTCTCTAGATTGCTTTGTAACCTCATATGCATATCATATGCAACTACCTCTCTCATGATGCCGCGGTTCCTCCACCTCGCCCGACAGAATCCATCCAGCGGCGCTGCGTGGTTTTCATGTTCATAtacaatgaatgaatgaatgaatgaaattGTTCATTGATGCTTTTCGAGTCTATTAGACGATATTTGTGACTTTCCACAGAAACACGTCAGCCTGCGAAGAATCGTGAAGATCTTGGGCTGaaaacagaacagaacaaaaggaagagaaggtaTGTGTATCAATATTACGTTCTGAAGATTCAGACTAAGGATACTCGCCAGGTAAACCGGCCTTTTGCATTGCTTGGTCCTCCGGGGCCGTTCTTCGAAGATGGTTTCAGTATCAGAGTCGTCCTCGTTTAAGGCAAACGTCTGTATCGAATCAAGGTATCGTAAGTTAGGTTATAGAAGCTTGAATGTGTGGTTCGCAACTTACCATATCCCACGAATGCGACGTCCTCGTATCAAGAGTTTTCTGGCGAATGAAACAGGGGTCATCAACTGTTCAACCAGAAAACGGTTGATATGGGCCGAATGCGCccaaggaaagaaaggaaggaagaagtaGAACCAGATGCTTACCATGAGATCGACTACAGCACCGCTTGCCGGATGGTGTGTGCGTTCGTCGAGActctcgtcgtcgtcaacgTTGAAACGAGCGGAGTGGCCTCCTGAGAGTAGCGCTTGTGTGAATGAGGGGAAGGGCGCCTTCGGAATCACCAACACCGACATGGTTTCAAATCAGTATGCATGCAATGTTCAAGTCAAAAGATGACGATTCTGTCGAAAGAATTGGAAGAGAAACGGGTACTtgaaaggaagagaaaggaatggCTAAAGGAACCAGAGAGAAACTGAGGAGAGAGAAGACAGAGGCACAATGTGCTTAGGTGTTCGAAGTGTCCTCGCTTTTTATAGCCCCTGTGTGCTATATAATAACGACATCCGGATCCAAGTGAAATGCCTTGTCCTGGTCAAGGTTAAGTTTAAGTAactcaaaaacaaaacagaTCAGAAGAGCAAAGAAGACAATCACACTATGCTCGCCAATCTTCCGCGAACCTGACGATGGGGACATCTATCATGGGAAGAGAGGAGTTGCTCAGGCTGTCAGAAGGGAGATTACACGTACACAGATGTATGGGAATGTGGAAACGGTCGGAGAAACATCATTGAACGAATGAATGAAAAGTGGCTCCTTCGGAACCCACATTTGGCCTTGAACCAACGCTTTCATGGACAAAATTGCACCCCATCGGATCGGAGGTGGAGAAAGTCGTCTTGTCGGCGATGCGTTCATTTGATTCTTCACCTAGATATGGACCCCATTTGCGAACTTTGTGCCCTATATCTGCATCTGTAGTTCATAGTTCGATTGATATGTTCAAGTTTTAGGGTGATGCTGCGTAGCACTGTCGGTAAGCCTGACAGGTTTGGACAAGCCGAGTCCTAGAGCAAGGGTATTCTGAATGTCAGTTAGATCAAGCAAATGACAGTGGTTTGAACAGCTTGTCTGTCGTAAGATCATTCTGGCACTGTCGTCATTTGAATTTCACTATGCAGACTGCATTTGGGAGGTTGTGCTCAAGTCATCATGATGCATCGAGTTTCTCAAGCGAAAGGTCGGCAAATGTTCCATTTCATTCTATACTCGGGACTGTGGGATCCAAACACGAAGTACACATGGAAGGGTATCGAAGCTGAAAGAAATGGTGATCATAAGAAACAGAAGACGACATTGACTAAGACTGATGCTATGCTCACCATGGCCACAGCGCATGCGACATAAAATTGCAAGGTGAAGGTCAGAATTAGAATATGAAGGTTTTAAAACCGTCAAGATGCTTCGATGTCCTTTAATCTGGCATCCAAAAGCTTCAGAACTGTGTCCATGCCCAATAATACACCTTCGTCCGGCCCCTGGCCCGGTACGAAACGCGTATGCGCGAAATCGATGAGCTTGACAACGAATGGCGGCCCAGGTCGCTTGGACGCATTCTCTTCGTCAtctgcctcttcttcctcctcctcctcttcgtcatcgtcggCAAGGTATCGTTTAATGCCTTCCTCTGCCCGTGCCCAGTCCGCCTCGTAGATCACAAGCAAACTTCCGCCGACCATACGCATTTCGATCTCGGAAAAGACCTCTCTGACTAGTGCGACTTCATCACGGATCGCACGCAAGATCGGGACCAGGGTCTCGCGAGGCAGGCCGGAAGAGGGCGCCggaacagcagcagcatcagtAGGCACAGGCGTTCCAACAGGGAAGAACTTTGCGATGCCCTCGCCGAGCTGGTCCGCTCTGATGGATTTGCCGTACGATTTGGGTGTGTTCACAGGCAGAGAAGTGACGTTATCGTAGACCTAAACAGCGGGTGAAATAGAGTGAGGCAATTTTAGAAAGATGTGAATAGCCAAAACAAACGTACCTGGAAGCCAGTTAGTCGCACACCGGTTTCGAGAGATGTGGTTTCTCTGGCTGTCTTGATCATCCGAGCGACCTTTTCCTCGTCGGCGGTCTCATCGTACAGAATAGTTCCAAGTTTGATATCGAGGATGTTGGGCTTGAGGAACGGATACGACAAGTTCTCAAGAACTATGGACTGTAAAAATACCAAAGCAACAAACACACGGTAAGGATCGTTCAACGCAACAGACGTTGACAAACGACATCGACAAAAACAGAAATAGAGACATATCTTTCTGGTCCGTCGCCGCCGTTTGCTGCAAAACGATGCCCTCCGCCAGATCAGGGTGAGCAGGATCAACCTGCCCCTCCAACCTAAGCGTGCCAATGAAGTTGGGTATGAACGCCCTTAGTTCGTCGAGGGCGCTGTCGCCTTGCAGTTTCTGGTAGAACTCGAGCTCGCGCGGCAGGGCGGGCTTGATGAGGAGCGAACCGTCCTCTGTGGTCGTAACGCCTGCGTGGCCGCCGACCTGTGTTGCCAACGCCTGGGTATTGGTTAAGTCTGACATTGATCTTCTTTCGAGTTCGTCGCTGTATGTGGTGAAAAGGAACAATTTAATTTCACAAATCAGTTGCCTAAGGAGACATTCATGTGCAACGCCGCCACCTTGGAGAACAAAAGCCGAGCATTCCTGGTTTGCTAGCAACCAAGCGATCAAGTGCAGAGTACGATTTGGGCTAATACTACACAACTCCTACTCACAAACCACCCTCATCATTCAGTATGAGCACTTAAAAATTCAAACACCTCATCACACAAAGAATATTCACGAGAAAACTTCAATTGTTTTCTAAACTACATCAAAGATCATACAGAGGGCTACAAATCTACAACTTAGACACGAGAAGACTTCTCAGTGCGAGTCGAGGATTTGGATTCTCGGAGAGCCTCTGACTTGTGCCTGTGGGTGGAGGGCTCATCAACGGAGTGGCGTTCAGAGGAGTGGCGGCGCGAGCCACCCTCAGTCTCAGAAAGACGGGACCCTTTGCGGTGAGTGGACGACGAGAGACGGTCCTCGGAGTGACGGTGAGAACCAGAAAGTCTCTCCTCGGAGTGACGGTGAGCACCGGTGAGCCTGTCCTCGCCGTGGCGGCGAGCACCGGTCAAGCGATCCTCAGAGTGGCGGTGAGATCCAGAGCGCTCTTTCTCTGAGAGACGCGAGCTCTTGCGAAGGCCAGAGAGCTTGCTGTGCTTGTGTTCGGCGGTGTCCAACTCGTGGCGCGAAAGCTTGGAGTGCTTCCTCAGGGAAGACTTGCCATCAAGTCCTGATGCCTTGGACTTGCGGAGAGCCTCCTTTCGGAGAGCAGCTTGGTGGTGAGGGTGGGTCTTGTCCTTGAGCGCCTCCCTGTGTGCGGCGTGCTTCGCCAACAGCTTCTTGGCTTTAGCGTGGTTGGGGTGGTTGGGGTCAGCGAGCGCCTTCTTCAGGGCGTGCTTCctggcagcggcggcgtgGCCAGGGTGCGTCTTGTCCTTGAGAGCGGCCTTCTCCTCGGCGTGCTTCGCAGCAATCTTCTTAGCCTTAGCGTGGTTGGGGTGGTTAGGGTCAGCGAGCGCCTTTTTAAGGGCGTGCTTCCTCACGGCGGCTTTGTGGTTGGGATTGCTGGGGTCGGCCAATGCGGCTTTGTACGCGGCGTGCTTCGCGGCATGTTTCTCAGACTTGCCAGTGACGGACTTGGCAGAGTTGGGAGTAGCCGGGGTGTTGGGGGTGTTGGGCGTAGTAGGCGTGGTCGCAGTGGCGGGCGTAGCAGGTGCCGAGCCACCTGTCACCGGGGTGGTGGCAGACGTGGGGGTGGTCTAAACCATACAAGTAAGCATTGCACATTAACATTGAAAACTTTAATAGAACATACCACTTCGCGAGCTTCAAGGTCATCTTCATAGTCGAAGAAGCTGCGGGCATCCAAGCTCAATGAGGGGAGCTCACGAGCCTCGAGAGCGAATTCATCAACTTCACGGGCATCGATATCCTGAACTTCACGGGTGGCGAAGGAAGAGGAACCGACGGGGAGTGCGAGGACGCTGGTGGATCCGAGAGCGAGGGCAGAGGCGAGAACAACAAAGTTGGCGGTGAGCTGCATGATTGAGATTTAAAAGTGGGTGGATGAAGAAGTTTTAAAAAACTGAAAAGAATATCGCAACGTTAGCTGACGAGCTCAAAGACGACGCAGGAGAAAAGACACACCAAGTGGATGAAGATTTCTTGAAGTCGTGAATGAATCAAAGGACCAGCCTAAGACTGCACAAGAGAGATGCATGGTCAGCAGCAAGCACGGCGATGACTAGGCTTGTTGGCTACTCACTAAGTTTGTTAGAGCACCGGGCTTGGGGAAATTTGACAGTGGTACCCATGGTTTAAATACTTTGGTGGGTATCCCCGAATAGGGCTTGATTTGTATATCGTCGGGGTTCTCACTGTTTCAGCTCTTAGCGCGGAAGCATGGCAGCAGGGCTGTGATATCCATCATGACACCATACTTACCCCTCCGCCACACAGGCTTACTGCCATAACATCCATTCTTCAACGAGCTTTTTGGAATTATAACAAGCTACTCGTCTAATTGACTATAATATAATGACTGACTTAGTGTTCAAAAACAGGACCCCTATCGATGCATACGCAAGTCAAAGCAGACGTTCACGGAGGCTCACAAAATGAAGGAACATGTGGCAAAACAGATGCGGATAATAGACCATTTTCTGATCATCAAAACACTCCTGACTTGCCAAGGTAAACATAGCTTTCATAGCTCCCGGTGCTCCAACGGCGGCGCCTGGCGCATTTTCTAACTTCGCGCTTCGAGCGGAGCGAACCACGGCGCTGgaatcatgatcatgatttTATCTCAACGATGGAGTATGTAACTGCGAAGGCTGACTAGACATCAATGGACGCGCAAACCTGCTTTTTGCTAATTGGCTTTCCTTGGAACCGTTTGACAGGTGAAGGAGGACTGAAATTACAGTCCCTGGCCGACAAATTCACGTCTCGGTTATTTCGGTACTTTGCGTCTGTCGAAATGCACGCAGCTTTACAATGCGCATCATTGATAATAGCACAACCGGCTCTAATAATGCGCAGGGTGTAAAGATGTATTTTTCTGTCAGCAATCAGCGATCAGCAATCAGGCTCCAGGCTCCAGTGTTGAAGATTGAATAAAGACGGTCTCACTGAGCACAGCATCCAAAATGAAGCAGTAAACTGCTTCACTCCGACATAAATCCCCTGCACAAAAATCATGAGTTGTGATGGCAACTACTATGGCGCAACTGTTCCACTTCCAGCCGTCTCTATTTTTGCCCGCGAAATTTTGACTTTTCTGGGTACACGCTTACCGGTCAAGTCCGTATCGAATGGAGAGTTTCAAACCGCAATCATACAGAAATTAAAATAATTACTGCATTGCGCAATGCGTGGCTTGTATCGAGGCGTCTGATGATTTTCcgacagaagaagaagcagagacATTCTGACTTGGAACAATAGGTGTTGTTCCTGCAAGTCGGCATTGATTACGTCTGATGCTGGGAACACCGTGAACTTTGGGTCAGGGCTTCAGTTGAGTGGCATTGACCTTCGGGTCAGGCGGAAAGATGTAGTCTATTGATTGAGGGGTCGTCGGTGTTAAGCGCTCGTACTCATCCATGCTGTTTGCCTCGAAGTGCGGGTACCGAATTCGTATTGCTAAGCACTTCTTAGTGCACAAAAAAATTCTCAAAAGAAATGCTCAGATAGAAGAACACATAATCATACAATATGAAAGTATCCGTAGATAATCAAGCTAAATAAAATGAGCACAAGGACGCTGTTAAAGTCACTTAAGTGCGATTCTTAAAATTTAAAACTTTGAACTCTGCCTCGCAAATTAGTACTTTCCGAGTTAAAATTGCTCTCCTCGTCCCGTTATGCTTTGCTTTCTCCGACTCGGATGCCGAATCTTCCATAAATATTTTCGCAATATCACCTTCaagcttgaacttgagcttgacCGGTTGACCATTGAACCTGGACACTCAGTTTACTAACATAGAAAATGAGCTTTCCTTGAACTTTCCTTGAACTTTCCTCTTGGTTTTTTATGATTCGTGGCCATCTTCTTTTGTAGCCTGCCCAGTGGCAAATCATGTTAAGCTCTAGTGCTAAGTACGAGTGCCCGACAGGATAATTTCCATTTTTGTTATCGTGTCTTTATGAGGTCATGATCACGAGCTCTGAAGATGAAGTTCAGCATCCTCTCTGCctcttaccaccaccatccgcAGCGATCAAGCAGGCGCCTCCACACATTCAATAGCTCCTCAGACTTCAAACTTCCAGTCGCTCACATATTCAAAATAAAAATGCCGCACCAGCTAAACCACGACACTCACGGCTACTTGGCTGTAACATTCTCCCCCAACTCATCGTTCCTCAACGCCCCATCGAGCCTGATCAATGCTTATCCGGGATTGCAATACCAAGGCCAAGTCGGCGAGCTAAGCGATGTGCATCTTTACAGCATGCCCAAAGACATCTGGCTGAGCGCTCGGGACGATGTTCTGGGTGGACTCAAGAAGGATGGCGACGTTGTCTACGTGGAGGAGCAGGTTCCAAGACAGCGCGTGAAGCGGGGCGGAGATGAACTGTAGTATTTCTTGAAGGATCTTATTCATGAATTATCGGTGTACTTGTAAGTTGATTCCGTATACCCTTGTCGTATCTGGGATATGCATAACTTATTCCTTGTCTCTAATAGTATTTTTGAACATGTATACTATAATATACCATCTAATAACGGCTGTTGCTTTTTACGAGCCTCTTTGCGTCGTATGTCGGGTATACAACTGCATTCATCAACTGGCAAAAAAATTGTTGAAGTACCGTGAACTGCATGGTCTGCTTAAAGCAGGGTTTACTGTTGGAACTCATTAACAGAATGTGGAAATAAACTCCGCGACGTTCACGAGTCCAGTTCGCCCAACCATAAAGAAACGAATGGAAAAAGGAATGCCCCCTGCAAGGCTCGAACTTGCGACCTCAGGATTGCGTGAGTTGAACTCACTCATAGGATTACTATGAGACCTGCGCTCTAGCCAACTGAGCCAAGGAGGCTGTGCTACTCATCTTCTAACGAAACATCCCGGCTGGCGTTGGACGTCAGGATAGAGTCAAACAAATTCTTCACCGTCAGTACAACATCTGAACGAGTTTAACATAAAGTATTTAGTTGAAGGTCCTGTTGGGATTCTCTCGTGGTCCAAAAAATCATCTTTCACTCAGAAACAAAAAGCAACTGCCCCCTGCAAGGCTCGAACTTGCGACCTCAGGATTGCGTGAGTTCTTACTCACTCATAGAGTAACTATGAGACCTGCGCTCTAGCCAACTGAGCCAAGGAGGCTGATGATAGCTACCTCATGACGGTGTCCATCGGACGGCCAGGTAGATATAAGCGCCCAACACTTTATTTATAGCGAAGTCTGATATTCGTTGGACGAGTCCACATTCCAACACAAAAAGGCTTATAACATTCCCCTGGTGATCGACCAGTTATTCATGGTCAATTTTACTCAACATGCTGTAAAATGCAGATTGGAATTCATATAATTCAATAAAATTACTTGAGAGCTCATACAGTAGTATATGTACTTGCAGAACAAACGCCCAGAAGAATACTGACATACTGACCTTGACATAAAATCATGTAAAACTATTAATTAATGTTCTGTTCGTAGACAGAATTTATATCTTGTTAAAGGACCACCCGGCCCATCCATCTCTTCCGCCAATAGCTTC
This Psilocybe cubensis strain MGC-MH-2018 chromosome 3, whole genome shotgun sequence DNA region includes the following protein-coding sequences:
- a CDS encoding Cell division control protein 73, producing MSSISDPLLALQQAVKSQRKVTYANSSGPCSSLHDATQLVIDGRSFPKSSRTRYRKAGTSSDFYSLDAVYVAWLLRQLNGAEYMKQAREHGLAVGFVSVTERKHVVDWLEGKASDNDRIAPLASDSTTPPGTPPRTTTGQALPVTPRARNAEAATSSPAKRRYVADSHDLEVVKKIKQNESELRDRTTVLRGTKANNFSAVRLSYVEKLKKLKEASRSGTSSIPATPASDPKLVRKARHTQPIIIISSSPSALITMHNVKRFLEDSVFETSQDARARATAEGNVKPEDVLAIYRKRTSIDTSGKETVIKSTYWVIDGVDALAKFGTDAWDRVVCVMTTGQAWQFRPYKWNEPRQLFHNVKGIYVSWSNDPPNAKIKDWNVTELKIDPHRRHVDKSTVAHFWKMLDTWIQTNKPWLIKH
- a CDS encoding Inositol polyphosphate multikinase, with protein sequence MSDLTNTQALATQVGGHAGVTTTEDGSLLIKPALPRELEFYQKLQGDSALDELRAFIPNFIGTLRLEGQVDPAHPDLAEGIVLQQTAATDQKDMSLFLFLSMSFVNSIVLENLSYPFLKPNILDIKLGTILYDETADEEKVARMIKTARETTSLETGVRLTGFQVYDNVTSLPVNTPKSYGKSIRADQLGEGIAKFFPVGTPVPTDAAAVPAPSSGLPRETLVPILRAIRDEVALVREVFSEIEMRMVGGSLLVIYEADWARAEEGIKRYLADDDEEEEEEEEADDEENASKRPGPPFVVKLIDFAHTRFVPGQGPDEGVLLGMDTVLKLLDARLKDIEAS